From the Primulina tabacum isolate GXHZ01 chromosome 15, ASM2559414v2, whole genome shotgun sequence genome, one window contains:
- the LOC142526932 gene encoding E3 ubiquitin-protein ligase RMA3-like isoform X6 yields the protein MQIGSDKLTTKGGPRKARVISFTSLQRFNVQLCGLSNQNLSHRTSRFICFMAFQQNFDSSAINFGSEGNDMLKQKLNSVSASATASENVNGCFDCNICLDSSNDPVVTLCGHLYCWPCIYKWLEVQNTSPDSDGQPKCPVCKSYISTSSVVPLYGRGTSSASKFEARKTSQLDLAIPQRPPAIGTNVVSATATSVTSDSNQPNHPNPFLPQNRTFHQHQYFTPPFGNYTTTTNMFSPTINMETVAQG from the exons ATGCAAATTGGAAGTGACAAACTGACAACAAAAGGGGGACCTCGAAAGGCGCGTGTGATAAGTTTTACGTCTCTTCAGCGGTTTAATGTCCAACTATGCGGTCTATCCAACCAAAACCTTAGCCACCGAACCAGCCGCTTTATATG TTTTATGGCTTTTCAGCAAAACTTTGATTCCTCTGCAATAAATTTCGGATCCGAGGGGAATGATATGCTCAAACAAAAACTGAATTCTGTATCAGCGTCAGCAACAGCTTCAGAAAATGTAAATGGATGCTTTGATTGCAACATTTGTTTAGATTCATCTAACGACCCTGTAGTCACACTTTGCGGACATCTATACTGTTGGCCATGCATTTACAAATGGCTTGAGGTTCAAAACACCTCACCTGATTCAGATGGGCAACCTAAATGTCCAGTTTGTAAATCTTACATCTCTACCTCGTCGGTGGTTCCCCTGTATGGTCGTGGTACATCCTCGGCATCCAAGTTTGAAGCTAGGAAAACTTCACAACTGGACTTGGCCATACCCCAGAGACCACCAGCAATCGGGACAAATGTGGTGTCTGCCACTGCAACATCAGTGACTTCGGATTCAAATCAGCCGAACCATCCGAACCCATTTCTGCCACAGAACCGAACATTTCATCAACATCAATATTTTACCCCACCGTTTGGTAATTATACCACAACAACCAATATGTTCAGTCCAACCATTAACATG GAAACGGTAGCCCAAGGATGA
- the LOC142526932 gene encoding E3 ubiquitin-protein ligase RMA3-like isoform X1, which yields MQIGSDKLTTKGGPRKARVISFTSLQRFNVQLCGLSNQNLSHRTSRFICFMAFQQNFDSSAINFGSEGNDMLKQKLNSVSASATASENVNGCFDCNICLDSSNDPVVTLCGHLYCWPCIYKWLEVQNTSPDSDGQPKCPVCKSYISTSSVVPLYGRGTSSASKFEARKTSQLDLAIPQRPPAIGTNVVSATATSVTSDSNQPNHPNPFLPQNRTFHQHQYFTPPFGNYTTTTNMFSPTINMVSEMVFARMFGSLDSSLFAHPYSNSDHFPGNGSPRMRRQEMQLDKSLNRVSIFLFCCIVLCLILF from the exons ATGCAAATTGGAAGTGACAAACTGACAACAAAAGGGGGACCTCGAAAGGCGCGTGTGATAAGTTTTACGTCTCTTCAGCGGTTTAATGTCCAACTATGCGGTCTATCCAACCAAAACCTTAGCCACCGAACCAGCCGCTTTATATG TTTTATGGCTTTTCAGCAAAACTTTGATTCCTCTGCAATAAATTTCGGATCCGAGGGGAATGATATGCTCAAACAAAAACTGAATTCTGTATCAGCGTCAGCAACAGCTTCAGAAAATGTAAATGGATGCTTTGATTGCAACATTTGTTTAGATTCATCTAACGACCCTGTAGTCACACTTTGCGGACATCTATACTGTTGGCCATGCATTTACAAATGGCTTGAGGTTCAAAACACCTCACCTGATTCAGATGGGCAACCTAAATGTCCAGTTTGTAAATCTTACATCTCTACCTCGTCGGTGGTTCCCCTGTATGGTCGTGGTACATCCTCGGCATCCAAGTTTGAAGCTAGGAAAACTTCACAACTGGACTTGGCCATACCCCAGAGACCACCAGCAATCGGGACAAATGTGGTGTCTGCCACTGCAACATCAGTGACTTCGGATTCAAATCAGCCGAACCATCCGAACCCATTTCTGCCACAGAACCGAACATTTCATCAACATCAATATTTTACCCCACCGTTTGGTAATTATACCACAACAACCAATATGTTCAGTCCAACCATTAACATGGTCAGTGAAATGGTGTTTGCCAGAATGTTTGGGAGCCTAGATTCGAGTTTGTTTGCTCATCCATATTCCAATTCTGACCACTTTCCAGGAAACGGTAGCCCAAGGATGAGGAGGCAAGAAATGCAGTTGG
- the LOC142526932 gene encoding E3 ubiquitin-protein ligase RMA3-like isoform X2 gives MVRISFSNPNILNCSIIFPLSHFVSLSLFSLYIAAGIFSSLSFLSRFMAFQQNFDSSAINFGSEGNDMLKQKLNSVSASATASENVNGCFDCNICLDSSNDPVVTLCGHLYCWPCIYKWLEVQNTSPDSDGQPKCPVCKSYISTSSVVPLYGRGTSSASKFEARKTSQLDLAIPQRPPAIGTNVVSATATSVTSDSNQPNHPNPFLPQNRTFHQHQYFTPPFGNYTTTTNMFSPTINMVSEMVFARMFGSLDSSLFAHPYSNSDHFPGNGSPRMRRQEMQLDKSLNRVSIFLFCCIVLCLILF, from the exons ATGGTGCGAATCTCTTTCTCCAACCCCAATATCCTCAACTGCTCCATTATTTTCCCGTTGTCCCATTtcgtctctctctctctcttttccCTATACATTGCTGCAGGGATATTCTCCTCTCTTTCGTTTTTATCCCG TTTTATGGCTTTTCAGCAAAACTTTGATTCCTCTGCAATAAATTTCGGATCCGAGGGGAATGATATGCTCAAACAAAAACTGAATTCTGTATCAGCGTCAGCAACAGCTTCAGAAAATGTAAATGGATGCTTTGATTGCAACATTTGTTTAGATTCATCTAACGACCCTGTAGTCACACTTTGCGGACATCTATACTGTTGGCCATGCATTTACAAATGGCTTGAGGTTCAAAACACCTCACCTGATTCAGATGGGCAACCTAAATGTCCAGTTTGTAAATCTTACATCTCTACCTCGTCGGTGGTTCCCCTGTATGGTCGTGGTACATCCTCGGCATCCAAGTTTGAAGCTAGGAAAACTTCACAACTGGACTTGGCCATACCCCAGAGACCACCAGCAATCGGGACAAATGTGGTGTCTGCCACTGCAACATCAGTGACTTCGGATTCAAATCAGCCGAACCATCCGAACCCATTTCTGCCACAGAACCGAACATTTCATCAACATCAATATTTTACCCCACCGTTTGGTAATTATACCACAACAACCAATATGTTCAGTCCAACCATTAACATGGTCAGTGAAATGGTGTTTGCCAGAATGTTTGGGAGCCTAGATTCGAGTTTGTTTGCTCATCCATATTCCAATTCTGACCACTTTCCAGGAAACGGTAGCCCAAGGATGAGGAGGCAAGAAATGCAGTTGG
- the LOC142526932 gene encoding E3 ubiquitin-protein ligase RMA3-like isoform X5 — protein MQNFDSSAINFGSEGNDMLKQKLNSVSASATASENVNGCFDCNICLDSSNDPVVTLCGHLYCWPCIYKWLEVQNTSPDSDGQPKCPVCKSYISTSSVVPLYGRGTSSASKFEARKTSQLDLAIPQRPPAIGTNVVSATATSVTSDSNQPNHPNPFLPQNRTFHQHQYFTPPFGNYTTTTNMFSPTINMVSEMVFARMFGSLDSSLFAHPYSNSDHFPGNGSPRMRRQEMQLDKSLNRVSIFLFCCIVLCLILF, from the exons ATG CAAAACTTTGATTCCTCTGCAATAAATTTCGGATCCGAGGGGAATGATATGCTCAAACAAAAACTGAATTCTGTATCAGCGTCAGCAACAGCTTCAGAAAATGTAAATGGATGCTTTGATTGCAACATTTGTTTAGATTCATCTAACGACCCTGTAGTCACACTTTGCGGACATCTATACTGTTGGCCATGCATTTACAAATGGCTTGAGGTTCAAAACACCTCACCTGATTCAGATGGGCAACCTAAATGTCCAGTTTGTAAATCTTACATCTCTACCTCGTCGGTGGTTCCCCTGTATGGTCGTGGTACATCCTCGGCATCCAAGTTTGAAGCTAGGAAAACTTCACAACTGGACTTGGCCATACCCCAGAGACCACCAGCAATCGGGACAAATGTGGTGTCTGCCACTGCAACATCAGTGACTTCGGATTCAAATCAGCCGAACCATCCGAACCCATTTCTGCCACAGAACCGAACATTTCATCAACATCAATATTTTACCCCACCGTTTGGTAATTATACCACAACAACCAATATGTTCAGTCCAACCATTAACATGGTCAGTGAAATGGTGTTTGCCAGAATGTTTGGGAGCCTAGATTCGAGTTTGTTTGCTCATCCATATTCCAATTCTGACCACTTTCCAGGAAACGGTAGCCCAAGGATGAGGAGGCAAGAAATGCAGTTGG
- the LOC142526932 gene encoding E3 ubiquitin-protein ligase RMA3-like isoform X3 encodes MAGVCGEVYASLLLSQSKKVYIFMAFQQNFDSSAINFGSEGNDMLKQKLNSVSASATASENVNGCFDCNICLDSSNDPVVTLCGHLYCWPCIYKWLEVQNTSPDSDGQPKCPVCKSYISTSSVVPLYGRGTSSASKFEARKTSQLDLAIPQRPPAIGTNVVSATATSVTSDSNQPNHPNPFLPQNRTFHQHQYFTPPFGNYTTTTNMFSPTINMVSEMVFARMFGSLDSSLFAHPYSNSDHFPGNGSPRMRRQEMQLDKSLNRVSIFLFCCIVLCLILF; translated from the exons ATG GCTGGTGTTTGTGGCGAGGTGTACGCTTCCTTGCTTCTTTCCCAATCAAAGAAGGTTTACAT TTTTATGGCTTTTCAGCAAAACTTTGATTCCTCTGCAATAAATTTCGGATCCGAGGGGAATGATATGCTCAAACAAAAACTGAATTCTGTATCAGCGTCAGCAACAGCTTCAGAAAATGTAAATGGATGCTTTGATTGCAACATTTGTTTAGATTCATCTAACGACCCTGTAGTCACACTTTGCGGACATCTATACTGTTGGCCATGCATTTACAAATGGCTTGAGGTTCAAAACACCTCACCTGATTCAGATGGGCAACCTAAATGTCCAGTTTGTAAATCTTACATCTCTACCTCGTCGGTGGTTCCCCTGTATGGTCGTGGTACATCCTCGGCATCCAAGTTTGAAGCTAGGAAAACTTCACAACTGGACTTGGCCATACCCCAGAGACCACCAGCAATCGGGACAAATGTGGTGTCTGCCACTGCAACATCAGTGACTTCGGATTCAAATCAGCCGAACCATCCGAACCCATTTCTGCCACAGAACCGAACATTTCATCAACATCAATATTTTACCCCACCGTTTGGTAATTATACCACAACAACCAATATGTTCAGTCCAACCATTAACATGGTCAGTGAAATGGTGTTTGCCAGAATGTTTGGGAGCCTAGATTCGAGTTTGTTTGCTCATCCATATTCCAATTCTGACCACTTTCCAGGAAACGGTAGCCCAAGGATGAGGAGGCAAGAAATGCAGTTGG
- the LOC142526932 gene encoding E3 ubiquitin-protein ligase RMA3-like isoform X4, with the protein MAFQQNFDSSAINFGSEGNDMLKQKLNSVSASATASENVNGCFDCNICLDSSNDPVVTLCGHLYCWPCIYKWLEVQNTSPDSDGQPKCPVCKSYISTSSVVPLYGRGTSSASKFEARKTSQLDLAIPQRPPAIGTNVVSATATSVTSDSNQPNHPNPFLPQNRTFHQHQYFTPPFGNYTTTTNMFSPTINMVSEMVFARMFGSLDSSLFAHPYSNSDHFPGNGSPRMRRQEMQLDKSLNRVSIFLFCCIVLCLILF; encoded by the coding sequence ATGGCTTTTCAGCAAAACTTTGATTCCTCTGCAATAAATTTCGGATCCGAGGGGAATGATATGCTCAAACAAAAACTGAATTCTGTATCAGCGTCAGCAACAGCTTCAGAAAATGTAAATGGATGCTTTGATTGCAACATTTGTTTAGATTCATCTAACGACCCTGTAGTCACACTTTGCGGACATCTATACTGTTGGCCATGCATTTACAAATGGCTTGAGGTTCAAAACACCTCACCTGATTCAGATGGGCAACCTAAATGTCCAGTTTGTAAATCTTACATCTCTACCTCGTCGGTGGTTCCCCTGTATGGTCGTGGTACATCCTCGGCATCCAAGTTTGAAGCTAGGAAAACTTCACAACTGGACTTGGCCATACCCCAGAGACCACCAGCAATCGGGACAAATGTGGTGTCTGCCACTGCAACATCAGTGACTTCGGATTCAAATCAGCCGAACCATCCGAACCCATTTCTGCCACAGAACCGAACATTTCATCAACATCAATATTTTACCCCACCGTTTGGTAATTATACCACAACAACCAATATGTTCAGTCCAACCATTAACATGGTCAGTGAAATGGTGTTTGCCAGAATGTTTGGGAGCCTAGATTCGAGTTTGTTTGCTCATCCATATTCCAATTCTGACCACTTTCCAGGAAACGGTAGCCCAAGGATGAGGAGGCAAGAAATGCAGTTGG
- the LOC142526932 gene encoding E3 ubiquitin-protein ligase RMA3-like isoform X7, which yields MLKQKLNSVSASATASENVNGCFDCNICLDSSNDPVVTLCGHLYCWPCIYKWLEVQNTSPDSDGQPKCPVCKSYISTSSVVPLYGRGTSSASKFEARKTSQLDLAIPQRPPAIGTNVVSATATSVTSDSNQPNHPNPFLPQNRTFHQHQYFTPPFGNYTTTTNMFSPTINMVSEMVFARMFGSLDSSLFAHPYSNSDHFPGNGSPRMRRQEMQLDKSLNRVSIFLFCCIVLCLILF from the coding sequence ATGCTCAAACAAAAACTGAATTCTGTATCAGCGTCAGCAACAGCTTCAGAAAATGTAAATGGATGCTTTGATTGCAACATTTGTTTAGATTCATCTAACGACCCTGTAGTCACACTTTGCGGACATCTATACTGTTGGCCATGCATTTACAAATGGCTTGAGGTTCAAAACACCTCACCTGATTCAGATGGGCAACCTAAATGTCCAGTTTGTAAATCTTACATCTCTACCTCGTCGGTGGTTCCCCTGTATGGTCGTGGTACATCCTCGGCATCCAAGTTTGAAGCTAGGAAAACTTCACAACTGGACTTGGCCATACCCCAGAGACCACCAGCAATCGGGACAAATGTGGTGTCTGCCACTGCAACATCAGTGACTTCGGATTCAAATCAGCCGAACCATCCGAACCCATTTCTGCCACAGAACCGAACATTTCATCAACATCAATATTTTACCCCACCGTTTGGTAATTATACCACAACAACCAATATGTTCAGTCCAACCATTAACATGGTCAGTGAAATGGTGTTTGCCAGAATGTTTGGGAGCCTAGATTCGAGTTTGTTTGCTCATCCATATTCCAATTCTGACCACTTTCCAGGAAACGGTAGCCCAAGGATGAGGAGGCAAGAAATGCAGTTGG